CTGGCATACTCACTGGGGTAGCTGTTGAGGTCGTACTGAGACAGTGgtttggccaggtctcccttcaCAGACCTGGGCTTCAGCTCCTTGTCCAGCTTCTTCCCCGAGGGTTCGTTGGCCTTGTGGCCCTCCTCAGACTGCTCAACATTGTAGACTGGGCCTGACTCCTCTGGGCTCCTGCTGGAATCAGGGAGAGACATTCCATGAGTCAGGTGTTACCACTTAAAACATATTATTGTGTGAAAGTGTTGCTAAGGTTTGTTTTTAGAAACTCCAGTATATTGATGTCTTgagaatgttttgaaacaattaagtCAAGACAAAACCATATCAACAGTTTTGTTGAACGTTCTCACATCAAGGTTGCATAAACCAAAGTTAGCACAGTACTCACCTCTTATGGTTGGAGGACCCTCCATTCTGCCAGCCGTCGTTCCTGTTACAGGAGGGCAGAGCGTTAGGGTTctctgaagagcgtgtcatcttGTTCCCATCCACCTCACCCTTCCTGTTCTGCCGGTCCACCAGGGGGCGCTGGCTGGAGAAACTCCTCTTGGCcagctccctcttctctccagacCCAGGATCTCCGTGGCCTGAGTCTGAGTGCACATCTCCCCCGtgggcctgctgctgctgccctccACCACGCTTCTCCCTCCAGTCGCTGAAGTCGCTGTTCTCTGAGCCAGTCTCCCAGTCCTCCGCCTGGCCGTGCTGACCACCGGACCTACCACCCCCTCCGGAGTAGTGGCCACTGGACCAGCCGTCCTCTTTACCTCCCTCCTTGGAGCGGCTCGGCCAGGGGTTCGCGAATCCTTCTGATCCGTTGATGTACTCATCGCTGGTCCACTGGCCGCTGCCGGGCTCCCTCTCTTGACGTAGTCGGCGGAAACGCGGGGGCTTGTCCTGGCGCGGCGGCCTCCGTCTTCTCAACGGCTGTTGTCCAGGGTTGTCGCTGTCGATGTAGTACTCGCCCTCCCCGCTGCGGTCCTCAGCGCCGTTCTCCATGAAGGAACCGGTAGAGCCAGTAAACTTGGGGGTGTATTTGAGGGGCTCACGCTCTGCAGGTGGTCTCCTGGAATAGGTCTCGGTGCCCAAGCCGTAGCCGTTCTCCTGCATGGGCCCACCGCCACTGCCAAACTGAGTCCCCCGCCCCCTCCAGGTGGAGATGTCTCTGGAGCCATTGTTGAACCCTCGGCTGGTGTTGTAGCCCCTGCCAGTATCGAGTCTGGGAGGCAGCGAGCGGCCGAAGCCTCCGAACCCCCTGCTGCTGGCTTTGGCCTTGTCGCGGGCGTCACTGGCCGCCTGTTCTTCCGTGTACACCTTGTTGGACCTCCAAGAGTCTCGGTCCGCCTTCCTGGTCTCTCCCTGCTCTGGGTAGCTGCCACCCTCTCCGTTTTCAGAGCCCTTCTGGCGTCGCCGCTTGGGCAGCTCCTCGTACTCTGAGGTCTCGCTCAGAGTCTCGCTGACGTTGCGCCTCCTCGGCTTCCCCCTCTGCAGGTCCTCCACCTTGACAAAGTCCCTGGGCAGTCCTCTGCCTCTGCCTGGTCTCTGGGTTCCAGCGGCGTCCCTgctgttgatattgttgttgtagcctccTCTGGGGTTCTCTCGGCCTCCCCGGCCACCACGGTCTCCTCTGGAACTGAACTCCCTGAAGCCGCCACGGCTCCGACCTCTACCCGTTCCCCTGGCTCCGGCAAAGGCCTGCTCCTCATCGATGAAGATCCAGTTGTTGCGTCGTGGTGCACCAGGCTCCCTGCTCTCCTGGCTGTCTCTGGAGGACTGGCTCTTTCCGCTGTCCCAGCTGTTCTCCTTCGGCAAATCCTCACTGTGGGTACTGGCTGGCCGCTCTATTTTAGCAGGAGCTGGTGGTTGTTGCTTCTCTTCTGGCTGCTTCTCGATAGCAGGCGAGGCCGAGCGTCTGTTACTTACTAGGGGTTGGTTGTCTTTCTTCAGGTCATATACGTTGGTGAGCACCTCCTTTTCCAAGCGGTAAGGGACTACCTTCTCCTCAGCCTCCACTTTGGGCTTCTCGTTCTCCTTGTCCTCCACTTTGAGGGCCTTTAGCACAGGCTTCTTGATGGGACCGGTCCTACGGGTCAGGGTCCTACCGCCAGTCTCAGAGGGCTGGCTTACACTGCTGGCAGGGGAGCTGGAGCCAGGATCAGACCACTGGTTCTGACCACCAACACCAACTTCCTTCTTCTGGCCTCCATCTCGCCTATGGAAGTCTGAGTCAAAAACCTTTTCCTTGGAGGTGTCGAAAACTTCATCACAGGGTTCAGTGCCGTCCTTCAGGTACCTGTCTTTGGGCTCCTGTTTGGGGTAGTCGCTGTCTGCATGCGGCTGCTGGGGCCGGCTCGGGGCTGAGGAGAGCAGGCCTTGGTCGTGCGGGTGGTGATCCCTGTCGGGATCTTTGCTCTGGCGGTAGGCCTGATGGGAGAGGTCACCAGATGGGTGGTCTAGGCACTCGTTGCCACTCTCTTCGTACAAGTCCTGCTGGGAACATGTCCTGTCACTCCGGTCGTCTGGCTGGCTCCTGTCTGAGCTCTCGTGCTGTCTCTGGTAGGGTGGGGTGAAACTGCGAGGGGGGTAGCCATCTTGGTTCCACACGGGGTAGGGCTCGGTGGAGGGGGCCCTCCTCTCCTGATGCATGCTGGGATGGCAGCCATCGTCAGAGGCGGACCCTGGGCTGTTCAGGTGGTCTGGCTGCATCATCGATTTCATCATTCCTACGCAAACACAGAGGTGGTATTCTACAGTTAGAGATGATACAGATGCAGGATTATTTGGAGATCCATATCAATCTATAAAGTTTGACAATGATGTCACTAAACTAAAAAAGTGAATTAAGAAATGAAATCAGGAAATTCATCATTCCCTTTAGTAAAACAATACTATTTTCTCAGGTCTCACCTGAAGAGTGGACAGCGTTGGGGTAGTAGTCCACGGGGGAGCGGCCCTGGGCCATGCGGGGGTCCAAGAAAGGGGGCATCATCATCCAGCGGGGGTCGAAGCCCAGCATGTGTGGGGGGTAGTACCCCCTCGGGGGGTGGCTGGAGCCAGAGGGGGCGGGGTGGccagactgctgctgctgccagtGCTGCATTTTATACACTTGGTCCTGAGAGGTGGAGGGACGACAGAGCATGAACCCATTATGTTCACACACTGGTACAATTATTCTCCTCACATTAAAAAAAGTGACCAAATGCATTTAAAGAAGTGTACTATATGCAGCGagtggttatttcctgttttgtCAATTGCCCATTGCTGTGCATCCACCACAGATCTCATTAAAACACTACacaacagaataaaacaaaacacACCCGTTGGCCCCCTTTATAATACCCAACGATCGTTGTTACGGAAAACACCTGCTCCTGTGAACTCTGACGGGCCTTTCTCAAGCCGCTAATCCGCCCAGGAATTAGGGAGGGGATAAGGATTTTTGGGGCTGGAGGGAAGGGGCTGCTGGGAAAGCATTAGATGGCGTCGGCCGGTCGGCTCACCTGCTGCTGCTTTTGGAAGCGGGGCGGGAGGGGCTTGGAGGCCTGGTGGTTTGTGTAGTCGGGCAGGGGAGAAGTGGGATCAGCCCCGCCATCGTCCTCAATGCGGTAGGGGGCGAAGCCCAAGGTGCCCTCTTCCCTGTAGTCCTGCTGGCCGGGGGAGTGCTCCAAGGGACACTCAGTGTctgggacaggagaggagagggttataATCCTACTTTTACATAGCTACCCATGTTTCCAGTGTTGCCATGTTTGCAGTTTTCAAGCCAAATTGGACTACTTTGAAAACggtgaaaatgtatttgtcacgggTGGCAGGTTTTTGGGCTACTTCTAAATTGTACAGCGGCCACCATGGTAtttctcttaaaaaatatatacatttcactGTGACCTGKtgctgctgactatcaggcagtGAGCAAGCTGTTATTGAGTGAGTGAatggtggagagggggagggccgaagggttgtgtgtgtgttgagagcacAGGTTGAGAGAGTGCTGCAGCAGAGGCAGTTGAGTCACGGAGACAGCAGCATGCGCACACGTCATGAcaactttttaccagttgtagATTGGTCATTACGGAGACGACCTTTTCCATAAAACCTTCTAACGCGCTAAAACTGATATAACAGCGACAAAGCATTAGAAAACTACTTCAGGAGCACTAGAGCTCTTTGGATAAATTCACCCAGGAGGTGGTTTAAAGTAGACTGCATTCTAATGTCAACTAATCTTATGTcctaagaacagcctttagcctataccacacctcctctggccttattgcttaatcatagcagtcaaaacaagttaaatcgacatccattgatggaaaatgatctggaGAGATTAATAAGGGCAATTCATATTTTCCCTTGCAATATGTTCTTAAATTCGCAATAATTATTTTGATGGAAAACCGAAATTTGCTTCTTAACCTACATCATTAAAAATGACATCgatattccttcttaattcgCTCAATAACATTATGGGAAAAGGGTTTATTGGATAAATTTGGCAACTCTCGTGGCAAACATTTTTGGGGGcctagttttcaggccttgtggGCAGGTTCAGATACCATTGGGCTAGAAATTTTAGTTAGACCTGGCAACCCTGTATGTTTCCTACAAGTCATTCAGTAATAGCCATTCAGTAAAATGCTCAATTTCAACGGTAAGTGCACACTATGACTGAGAATTGCAAGTTAGTATTTTCAACTGATCAAtctgaataaaaaaatgtttactaaaCAAACACTAATGGTGGTTTGGTGTTACCTTTCGTGCCATATTGCCAGCTCTCCTGGTGGGTTTTGCTCTCTCTCCCAGGAGACAGTGCTGCCTCCTTGCTCTCTGCATCCTTCACTCCATCCTCAGACCTTGACAACTGTCTCTCCGTCTTCCCAAACCTCTCGTCTAGCCTCTTGAGCTTCTCGGCGCAGGCGGCGAGTCTCTCCTCACGGGcgcgtctctcctcctcctccctgcgcCGACGAGCTCTCTCCACTGCCTCCGAGAGTTCCGGTGATACAAACTTGGCCCGGGCAGGGCCCTGGCGCTCCTCCTGGTCGTCCAGGGGTTCACCCTGGTGGGCCATGCCAGGCCCGGAGCTCTTCTGCTGGGCCTAGAGACGCCACAGAGGAGGGTGCGGGTGTTAATGTGGGGACTACATGGGTTGTGTACAATGGACTTAAGACACACGCATTTAAATGTGACTCAATTTTTCTCTTCCTACAGGTGTATGTACTCTTTATGCTTTAACCTCTTTGGGGTAGGTGCTACCGTCTACCgttaccgtcccacctggccaacatcctgtgaaattgcagagcgcgaaattcaaaatacaaaattcgtaatattaaacattcatgaaaatacaagtgtcttgcatcgtttaaaagcttaacttcttgttaacctcactagggtacgtgggacactagcgtcccacctggccaacatccagtgaaattgcagagcgccaaattcaaaaacagaaatactcattataaaaattcataagTGTTATACATCGATTTGTtatacatacaagtgttatacatcgatttaaagattaacttcttgttaatccaaccacggtctcacatttcaaaaaggctttacggcaaaaacataccatgcgattatttgagaacagCGCCCattagacaaatcattacaaacagttaccagccaagtagaggagttacacaagtcagaaatagcgataaaattaatcacttacctttgatgaccttcatatggttgcactcacaagactcccatttactcaataaaatgtttgttttgttcgataaagtccctgttAATATCCAAAAAaccttcagtaatccacaggctcaaacgcagtcacaacaggcagacgaaaaatccaaatagtatccgtaaagttcgtagaaacatgtcaaacgatgtctataatcaatcctcaggttgtttttagccgaaataatttataatatttcaaccggacaataacgttgtcaatataaaaggtaaacaagaaaggcgcactcTCAGTCGAgcgcatgaaaaacctctgggacactgtagggtccactcattcagagtaGTCCTActctctcatttttcagaatacaagcatgaaacaatttcttaagactgttgacatctagtggaagccataggaagtgcaatttgagtcctaaatcaatggatactgtaatggcattcaatagaaaactacaaacattaaaaaatcccacttcctgccaaattagttctgttatactcacagacattattttaacagttttggaaactatagtgttttctatccaaatctaccaattatatgcatatcctagcttctgggcctgagtagcaggcagtttactttgggcacgcttttcatccggaagtgaaaatagtgccccctaccctagtgaagttaatccagccgctttgtcagatttcaaaaaggctttacggcgaaagcacaccatgcgattatctgaggacaacgccccgcgtacaaaagcattacatacattttccaaccaagcagtgaaagtcagaaatagcaataaaataaatcacttacctttgaatatcttcctctgtttgcaatccaaagggtcccagctacatcacaaatggtccttttgttcgataaagtccttctttatatcccaaaaagtcagtttagttggtgcgcttgactcagtaatccaccggtttccctcgttcaaaatgcatacaaattaaTCCCAAAAGTGACtaataaactttgtccaaacaagtcaaacaacgtttctaatcaatcctcaggtaccctaatatgtaaataaacgaatcaaatttaagacggagaatagtatgttcattaccgagataaataacaaagtgcgcgccctcatccaTGTGCGccacaacactacagccaaaatgggagccacttacaaAAACGacaaattctagctaatttttcaataaacaagcctgaaactctttctaaagactgttgacatctgctggaagccctaggaactgcaatctgggaggtatMTCTTTTATattcccatagacagccattataatgagtcgTGAGCTCAAAAAAATAATTCCGGATgaattctcctcgggttttcgcctgccaaatcagttctgttatactcagacattattttaacagtttaaaaactttctatccaataataaccaattaaatgcatatcctagcttctgggcctgagtaacaggcagtttactttgggcacctcagtcatccaaacactgccccctaccccgaagaagttaatgCCTAAACATTAGTTAATCTTAGTGACCTCCACCATATCTCCATATGTGCTTCTGCATTTTTACCCTGGAAGTTGTAATTAAACATTCACTTTTTAAATCACTACAAGGCGATTTGTTGAGTCTTATTTCAATCAAGGGTTATTGATAATAGTCATGTGCATTGTCTGAAGACTTCATGACCACTGATAGGTGAAATGACTGGACAGGCTTCTGCCATATTTCTTTAAACTCAAAACTTCAGAGATCAGTGGTATTGAAGGATAGGGGAACAAGGCAAGGGTAGCAGTCTGAGGCATAGTGGACTCAGGTACGACCTTACCTGTGGTTCTCCAGAGGGGAACCTGCTGTTGGTCTTCCTGTGGGCCATCTGCTCCTGGAAGGCCAGGTAAGCCTCCTCCTCAGGGCCCTCCTGGGGGTACGCCCCCTCTCCTGAGCTCAGCGACAACTGGTGCTCGCGACGCTGGTTCTCCCATTCAGCCCTGGGTCAGAGATAGAGCTCACAATCAGTCACTGCTACAAGGTCACTGCTCTTAAAACTATAGAAATAACACCAACAATATTCTATTCACCACATCTTGTTCTTTTCGGCGTGCTCCTCCTCATCGTCACTGAACTTGAGTTTCTCGCCATAATCCACTTCTTCATGGATACCTGGAATGGTAAGAGAGCAACATTTTTATCAAGGTCAATCTAGTTCCGCTGCGGCACATGCACAGAAATGCTGTTTCAGTCTTTGTATGATGCGATAACAGAAAGCCCCCCCACCTGCCCAGCCGTCTTCACAGTCGTTGTCCAGCTCGTCCAGATCCTTCAGGTCCTCTGGGTTGATGATGGCCGGACGAGGGGGTCTGTCACCGGGCCGACGGATGGGTCTGGAGGAGGGGTTGCGAGAGGGCCCACGGATGAAGCGGTTTTCTTCTCTCCTAACCTCACCACTACAAGGAGAATAGGAACATGGGGAGGTGAGAGATCTGCCATTATTTTtgcaaagaaaacaaaagaattCACAGAATCTTCAATTGTATTATCCATTTAATCTTTCATTATTTTAACTGAGCATTGCTTCCAGACAGTAGGCATATGCAGGTGACAACTTACTTGACAGGCTCTTGGTTGATGTTGGGGTAGGGCTGTCTGAAGGTGGGCCGGTTGTCAAAGCGAACTGGGGCGACCACAGTGACAGGGCCAGTGTGTTCAGCAGTGCCGGGAGCATCACGGGTCTCTTTGGTGCACATCTGAAAACCAATAGACAAAAAGTGTACAGTCAGAACAGAACCTTGCATTAAGGTGTCAGTGTAGTAAATTAAGAGTAGTATTGTGCTACTTACGAAGGCAGGCAGCATGTCGtggtaggtggtggtggtggtagggtggTGGAGCTGGTGATGGTTCAGGGCAGGGGGGGTGGGCCTGCGGAGGGGCTGGGCAGGGCGCAGAGAGGGCTCCTTGGGCTCTAGGACTAGAGGGGCGCTGACAATGGTGGCAGGGGTGGGACTGATCATAGAGGCAGAGAGGGCGGCAGAGGGGGGAAGAGGTGGAGGGGGGCTCCCAGTCTCAGCTACGCCGCTGGCCTTGCCCTCGGAATCTGAGGGCAGGCCTGCTGGCAGGGATGAGGGCACAAGGTTCCTCCCACCACCCTCCCTCCAACTTGTCACATCTGGAAAGACAAGAGGAAAACGAAATTGAGAAAACAAGCCTGTGTCTAAGGAGTTAGAAGGTGAAATTGCAGTGTATTCAGTTTTTTAAAGTATGTGCACAATATTTTCCCACGGCACTTATTAGCAACTATGCTGTGAGGCTGCTCCACTATTCATCATTTAAAGGCATGTGGATTCCTTTTGAACTGGAGTACATGTTTGTGCCACCACAGCTATGTCCATGGGACTCACTCTGGGGGCGGAGGCTTGGTCCGGGCCCATACGACGGATCGAAGGCGCTTCTTTCCTTGCCAGCCTTGTCCTGTTCCCCAGCAGCCTTCAGTGTTGGAAATTCCTCGTGAGAGAAGGGCTGCAGTCGGTTTGAAGCCCTTAAACCTGATGTCGCAATGGAAACAAGAGGCACAGCTGTCAGTCACAGCAGAGTCAAAAGAAACGGAGGCTGATGGAAAATCATGAGGTGGAGGCATGCAGTAAATTGACACGTCTGATAGCACCTCCATCAATGTTGACCAAAGAGACAAAGTGATTTTGAACAGTCGAGTTTTCCATTCCAACTCACCATCTAGTTCTACGGCCTTTCCATTTAGCTGGGCCCATTGCTTTGGTCCACCTGTGTTTGTGCTCTGTGGAAATTGTATTAATTAAagagatttcagtcttggaggtgtgtttcctgaccaaTTTTGCGTTCGGTTTggaagcctatttcacttccttaaaatccccagaatgaattGAAGATTACTCGAGTTATCTGTAATGAATTTTGACGTTTTGACCGAGTATGTTTTAGTTgctcaattttacatctaaggtATTTCGCAAGTAAAAAAAATGCGCAATGTGTGTAAACAGTCGGAGCTGCTAGTCTAATCATCTATGCTATTGATTAGAGAGCAATCACCGCAGCTcttcaccccatgttagtgggcaaatagacatcaaaacccaaccttcatttacctaGTATGACGAACGGATGTTACAAACGTTTTAGACAAGATTGACTTTGActaaaattatcctatttacactttgtagtcaattttgacactagaataactttcagactcatatcgatgccaaataggccattttcaaagggATTCATTGCTTCTTAAAGGCAGTCACTCtaagaaaaaacaagaaaaaaacaaccacaaTTCAAAGTGAAACAGAAAGATGTAGATGACAAAAATTAAGAGGACAAACCAACCTCCTGACTGGCTACCGGTGTGGGCTTCTGGAGATTGGAGACAGATTTCTGCAAAGCCAGCTGTGGCTGCAACTCCGGCAGCTGTGCTGTTGATGCAATGgaactgagggaggagagagagagggaaccgtCACTCCAGAGATAGACTACATACATATACATCTTGATACAGACATGCAATACTGCGCACAGTTTCACTTTTACACATTACAGAACTTGGACACTTGTAACCCAGCTATAAACTCTTGATGAATTTACCCCAGCCAAACAGTGAAGAATTAGAAATAAATAGTACTCCCACTCTGTTCTTTCTCACTTGCCAGGCAACATAACACAAACCAACTCACTTTTCTGTTATCAAATGactacattttagtcattgagccagaggctcttatccagagcgacttacagtagtgagtgcatacatttttcttaCTTTTCATACAGGTGCCTCACTCATGGAAATcgaaccacaaccctggcattgcaagcgccatgctctatcaactgagccacatgggaccagtGTGAAAAATGTCCTGCCTGCTATGCAAATAACACTAAAATTTAGCAACATGAATGCTGGTTTTATAAATGCCATATGTTTGGTGTTCAATCAACATTGCCATATACTCACTGTATGTTAGCTCCTCAGTCTTCCTGCGCCCACTCCTCCAGCCAcccacagactcacacacactaaacaacagAGTGGTCACTTCCCACCAATCAACTCCCACACAGACAGCTCTACAGCCTGCATGTGAGCTAACCTTGAGGTAGCAAACACGAACGCCTCTCAAGTCTGTGACACAAGGCTATCTTTCCTGCAGCTGTACATGGGGCTAATGCCTTGATCACACCTAGTGTCATTGCGTAAAATggatgcagcatcatctggatgtgtgtgcaacaaaagttcaaaattcaacttctgctaccatttctgtcaagccgtttacgcatacagtttgacacagaacacagaagtttgacacagacacagaacgcactgcaactgcctctgcaagtcaaacgcagcgttccattggaaatgaatgtacttctggtgtactaAAATCCAATGACGCTGTCTGTGTGATCGagacgtacactaccgttcaaaagtttggggtcactgagaaatgtccttgttttttaaagaaaagcacattttttgtccattacaataacatcaaattgatcagaaatacagtgtagacattgttaatgttgtaaatgactattgtagctggaaatggcagatttttttaaaatggaatatctacataggcgtacagaggcccattatcagcaaccatcactcctgtgttccaatggcacgttgtgttagctaatccaagtttataattttaaaaggctaattgatcattagaaatcccttttgcaattatgttagcacagctgaaaactgttgtcctgattaaagaagcaatacaattggccttctttagactagttgagtatctggagcatcagcatttgtgggtttgattacaggctcaaaatgaccagaaacaaatatTCTTGttctgttctgagaaatgaaggctatggCGAGATATTGCcacgaaactgaagatctcgtacaccgctgtgtactactcccttcacaaaacagagcaaactggctctaaccagaatagacagaggagtgggaggccccggtgcacaactgagcaagaggacaagtacattagtgtctagtttgagaaacagacacctcacaagtcctcaactggcagcttcattaaatagtaccaggtGAACAAATACCCATTTCTTTGCTCACCAACGCCTCCATCACCCATTCTTGCATCATCCAATGTTACCCTTTGGTTGTGTAAAAGATGACTCGTTCCCTCAAAATACAAAACCTATTGAATTAATTTAACATATTGCATCATGGCAAAACATTAATCCAagagtgcatctcaatagtctatagCGGCATCCTTTCCTCATCTCCACTAATTAATCTGGAATGACCTGTAAAAAATGATTACATCACAGAATTTAATGCACATCACTTGTCAGTTTTCAGATCAGTGAGACGACACAGCCATTTTAAAGTACTGAGACTATAAATCATTAGGCCGCTGTTAGCCAACTTCTATTTCTCCCTGGAACTTAATTGAATCAATAGCACTGATTGACCAGTGTTCACTCAATTGGTTTCTTCAATCTACATCAGCTGCTGATTGAAATGGCAAGATTTCGGTGTCTACGGATTTTCAATCTTCAAGAAACAGAGTTGGGTATAAATGCATTCATCTGTTATCCAGACCACCTTTCCCAGTGTCCGTCCCGGGCTCTCTCACCTACCTCTTTTGATCGGTTTGTTC
This portion of the Salvelinus sp. IW2-2015 linkage group LG4q.1:29, ASM291031v2, whole genome shotgun sequence genome encodes:
- the prrc2b gene encoding protein PRRC2B isoform X1, producing the protein MSDRLGQITKSKDGKSKYSSLSLFDKYKGKSIETQKTAAVPRHGLQSLGKVAAARRMPPPAHLPSLKSENKGNDPNVIIVPKDGTGWANTQEQTDQKSSIASTAQLPELQPQLALQKSVSNLQKPTPVASQESTNTGGPKQWAQLNGKAVELDGLRASNRLQPFSHEEFPTLKAAGEQDKAGKERSAFDPSYGPGPSLRPQNVTSWREGGGRNLVPSSLPAGLPSDSEGKASGVAETGSPPPPLPPSAALSASMISPTPATIVSAPLVLEPKEPSLRPAQPLRRPTPPALNHHQLHHPTTTTTYHDMLPAFMCTKETRDAPGTAEHTGPVTVVAPVRFDNRPTFRQPYPNINQEPVNGEVRREENRFIRGPSRNPSSRPIRRPGDRPPRPAIINPEDLKDLDELDNDCEDGWAGIHEEVDYGEKLKFSDDEEEHAEKNKMWAEWENQRREHQLSLSSGEGAYPQEGPEEEAYLAFQEQMAHRKTNSRFPSGEPQAQQKSSGPGMAHQGEPLDDQEERQGPARAKFVSPELSEAVERARRRREEEERRAREERLAACAEKLKRLDERFGKTERQLSRSEDGVKDAESKEAALSPGRESKTHQESWQYGTKDTECPLEHSPGQQDYREEGTLGFAPYRIEDDGGADPTSPLPDYTNHQASKPLPPRFQKQQQDQVYKMQHWQQQQSGHPAPSGSSHPPRGYYPPHMLGFDPRWMMMPPFLDPRMAQGRSPVDYYPNAVHSSGMMKSMMQPDHLNSPGSASDDGCHPSMHQERRAPSTEPYPVWNQDGYPPRSFTPPYQRQHESSDRSQPDDRSDRTCSQQDLYEESGNECLDHPSGDLSHQAYRQSKDPDRDHHPHDQGLLSSAPSRPQQPHADSDYPKQEPKDRYLKDGTEPCDEVFDTSKEKVFDSDFHRRDGGQKKEVGVGGQNQWSDPGSSSPASSVSQPSETGGRTLTRRTGPIKKPVLKALKVEDKENEKPKVEAEEKVVPYRLEKEVLTNVYDLKKDNQPLVSNRRSASPAIEKQPEEKQQPPAPAKIERPASTHSEDLPKENSWDSGKSQSSRDSQESREPGAPRRNNWIFIDEEQAFAGARGTGRGRSRGGFREFSSRGDRGGRGGRENPRGGYNNNINSRDAAGTQRPGRGRGLPRDFVKVEDLQRGKPRRRNVSETLSETSEYEELPKRRRQKGSENGEGGSYPEQGETRKADRDSWRSNKVYTEEQAASDARDKAKASSRGFGGFGRSLPPRLDTGRGYNTSRGFNNGSRDISTWRGRGTQFGSGGGPMQENGYGLGTETYSRRPPAEREPLKYTPKFTGSTGSFMENGAEDRSGEGEYYIDSDNPGQQPLRRRRPPRQDKPPRFRRLRQEREPGSGQWTSDEYINGSEGFANPWPSRSKEGGKEDGWSSGHYSGGGGRSGGQHGQAEDWETGSENSDFSDWREKRGGGQQQQAHGGDVHSDSGHGDPGSGEKRELAKRSFSSQRPLVDRQNRKGEVDGNKMTRSSENPNALPSCNRNDGWQNGGSSNHKSRSPEESGPVYNVEQSEEGHKANEPSGKKLDKELKPRSVKGDLAKPLSQYDLNSYPIEGDSGGPSLDGFQDLSKKQLRRPQEDDRRRKEQGAPVPGKNRPITSKMPPRFAKKQGGMTIDQPEEGLSANNLGTEIWETNSSALSIQSSGGDSWTKQVSFTGSEPNSEDSDAGLEQSKEQHKPGPIGNERSLKHRKGSEGVERLEGRPITPVNGVDLHVDTVLPVPPIEFGVSAKDSDFSLPPGSTPVPVSNPIAKLQDALVSNPALTQAIPMLRRDHLQPGINLNPISFPSADLTLKMESARKAWENSQSLPEQGSPGGGTTGAQPPCSVGSSSGVSYSSFGGVSMPPMPIASVAPSMSMQGNHVPPLYLDGHVFPSQPRLVPPTMTQQQSYQQAAAAQQIPISLHTSLQAQLGLRGGLPVSQSQEMFNSIPSFRSQVYMHPNLSQPNPMVLSGGGPLKGPYSAFPGMQPSDMVKPQSGSHYQPMNGSQAMVYDGQMNQGPGMSSSQLMDSQLIQVTMPLPGSQLRYGSAQQHLILPQSIQLQQGQNLSVGAARRMLPPGSQPPVMTGSRENFPMSTGPYTTYKTSQMEMKGFQFSDKPNHSQGMPGGYNRPGSASPSGKQTGPVGPLPGHYTQQKTSSMQAVQQRGWACSGPGLTCSCCYRDPATGWYEALLCPLHGKVPPPQGSMVMHMRPPTTGPFPTPIQRPVMQVNKTVIIRSPPYPNPGREPPHSTPPSAPEPTVKGPEDGMKSKALRNGHQLVGEGKALSWGLMTSKLQESLPGWQGKPAPCT